A window of Rhodococcus sp. SGAir0479 contains these coding sequences:
- a CDS encoding SulP family inorganic anion transporter produces the protein MARVVGALRSWVRSRLPERRTFKNDLIAGIPGAISSVPDGMAAGVLAGVNPVHGLYASFAGPVFGGLQTSTKLMVVTTTSAAALAAGSAVADVPESDRSGAIVLLTLIAGAIMVAAALLRLGRFTRFVSHSVMTGFLTGIAVNIVLGQVPDLAGADAGGSVAVTKFFDVVANPSGVDWRALVTGVTALLVLVLAARTRLALFGSLLALVVPGAVVIGFGWDGVARVSDVGAIPTGLPLPVLPDPGLLSFELLSGALAVAVIVLVQGAGVAESAPNLDGSRSDSDVDFSAQGVGNVGAALFGGMPVGGSVGQTALNATSGARGRWGAVWSGIWMLVILVVLAGVVGKVPMPTLAAVLIVAAVGSIRPRQILEILRTGPTSQIAVVTTFVATLLLPVAAAVGIGVALSLLLQLNQEAVDLSVVELVPGDNGTLRERPAPRRLTAGQVLVLDVYGSLFYAGARTLQARLPDPADATNAEVILRLRGRTTFGATFFSVIRDYARRLDAENGRLYLSGIGAQAADDWGEERLAGLGLALEVFPATETIGESTRRAFGAAERRRVRVTERAGG, from the coding sequence ATGGCTCGGGTGGTCGGCGCCCTGCGGAGCTGGGTGCGTTCCCGGCTCCCGGAGCGGCGCACGTTCAAGAACGACCTGATTGCCGGAATCCCCGGGGCGATCAGCAGCGTCCCCGACGGCATGGCGGCGGGAGTGCTGGCCGGGGTCAACCCGGTCCACGGGCTGTACGCGAGTTTCGCGGGTCCCGTGTTCGGCGGGTTGCAGACCAGCACCAAGCTGATGGTGGTCACCACGACCAGTGCGGCCGCGCTGGCAGCGGGATCGGCGGTGGCCGACGTCCCGGAGTCGGATCGGTCCGGCGCGATCGTGCTGCTGACGCTGATCGCCGGGGCGATCATGGTGGCGGCGGCCCTGTTGCGCCTGGGCCGATTCACCCGATTCGTCTCGCATTCGGTCATGACGGGCTTCCTGACCGGGATCGCCGTGAACATCGTCCTGGGTCAGGTGCCCGATCTCGCGGGGGCGGACGCCGGCGGCTCGGTCGCGGTGACCAAGTTCTTCGACGTAGTCGCCAACCCGTCCGGCGTCGACTGGCGTGCGTTGGTCACCGGGGTGACGGCGCTGCTGGTGCTGGTGCTCGCGGCCCGCACCCGGCTGGCGTTGTTCGGTTCGTTGCTGGCGCTGGTGGTGCCCGGTGCAGTGGTGATCGGGTTCGGCTGGGACGGTGTCGCCCGGGTTTCCGACGTCGGTGCGATCCCCACCGGGCTGCCGCTGCCCGTGCTGCCGGACCCGGGCCTGCTCTCGTTCGAGTTGCTGAGCGGGGCGCTCGCCGTCGCGGTGATCGTGCTGGTGCAGGGGGCCGGTGTCGCGGAATCCGCGCCCAACCTGGACGGCAGTCGCTCGGACTCGGACGTCGATTTCTCCGCGCAGGGTGTCGGCAACGTCGGCGCGGCGCTCTTCGGCGGCATGCCGGTGGGCGGCTCGGTGGGGCAGACCGCCCTCAACGCCACCTCGGGTGCGCGAGGGCGGTGGGGCGCCGTGTGGTCGGGGATCTGGATGCTGGTGATCCTGGTCGTCCTCGCCGGTGTGGTCGGCAAGGTTCCGATGCCGACGCTGGCCGCGGTGCTGATCGTCGCGGCCGTCGGCTCGATCCGCCCGCGACAGATTCTCGAGATCCTTCGGACCGGACCTACCTCGCAGATCGCCGTCGTGACGACTTTCGTTGCCACGCTGCTGCTTCCCGTGGCGGCCGCGGTCGGCATCGGCGTCGCGCTCTCGTTGTTGCTGCAGCTCAACCAGGAGGCGGTGGACCTGTCGGTGGTCGAGCTGGTCCCCGGCGACAACGGCACGCTGCGGGAGCGGCCGGCGCCACGCCGGCTCACTGCCGGGCAGGTGCTCGTCCTCGACGTCTACGGCAGCTTGTTCTACGCGGGCGCGCGCACCCTGCAGGCACGTCTCCCGGATCCTGCCGACGCGACGAACGCCGAGGTGATCCTGCGGCTCCGCGGGCGGACGACCTTCGGCGCCACGTTCTTCTCGGTGATCCGCGACTACGCCCGCCGACTCGATGCGGAGAACGGGCGTCTCTACCTGAGCGGCATCGGTGCGCAGGCCGCCGACGACTGGGGCGAGGAGCGGCTGGCCGGGCTGGGGCTGGCGCTGGAGGTCTTCCCGGCGACGGAGACGATCGGTGAATCGACGCGACGCGCTTTCGGTGCCGCGGAGCGCAGGCGTGTCCGGGTCACCGAGCGCGCCGGCGGTTGA